From the Cardiocondyla obscurior isolate alpha-2009 linkage group LG08, Cobs3.1, whole genome shotgun sequence genome, the window aAGGACCTGGGGTGTAGTAAACATGATAGCGAACCAATCTACGTCCGGCGGCGATGACGGGACAAAAATGGACTCGATAGAACTGTAAACAGTGCCTTGATGATATTGTTAAGCTCAGAGATATTTTAGAgtacgcgttataaaaaaaatgaaaaaaaaaaaatagaagaaaaatacgtggcggtgtaaattattattaaagaggAACcagcggagagaaagagaaaggagagacTTTAGCGTGTAATCAATttcacacatacacacacgagCAGCATGTATATATCCGTTGCTTCGCAAATAAGTACAAGCCTTTGCACATTATTTATGATAAACGCTTTCatccgcgtcgaaaaaaaaagaaaagaaaaaaaaaaacaaaattggaGCGCGCCGCTCGAATCGGCAATTGTAAGCTGAATTCTTTCTACCGATTGATCGTTCGTTTTCTACATTTCTCCATTGTGTCTTTGCGGCGTTACAAATTTTGATACGAAGCTTAATTCGCAAATATCGACCGACAACCTTGCAATTGCGGATTCCACCGCGCTCGAGAAGGTCCAGACATATTTTACTATTGTACCATTgcgtcatattttattttaatcttaatattaTTGTCTTCTCTTTGCTATCatgtatacatgtattatCGATTAGCTTCTAGATAACTTTATACATATTGTACATATCAAACGCTATTCtgttacaaataaatgtttaaatcgTACTTCCGAAAAGAAACCCAAGCGCCAGGCACTCTATAAAGAGTCTGAAGTATTCCTGCGCTCAGTTTGTACGGCCTTCAGTCTGCACGATCGTGCGGAAGAACTTTGTAAGTGTAAGTTTCGTTAGGAAATAGTTTTATCAACGTTCATCTCGAGGATTCTGCGTACTGCACCATCGACTCGAGGTGCGTCAGCAGCATGTTGTCCCGCGTCCCGAGAGCGATGAAAACCCAGGCGAGGACCGCGAGAAGATCTTTCGACATCGTCACCCTCTGCCAACCGTTCAGCTGCTCCACCAAAGTTCCTTGCGTTGCATTCTGAAAAATCATTACATGTGTGAGCGCAAagaactttttgttctccgtgaAATTCTTACGTTCGGCCACGTTTCATTGACATTTTGATAATGCATCAGAGCCAGCTGGTCGTCCACCTTCGACGTCACCTGATGAAGTCCGAAAGTTGCCAGATACAGGAGAACGGCGATCGCGGTCTTCGCGTGGTCCATGTAAATTTCCCGCAAGTGCTCCATGTCAAGTCGCGCCAGATCGAATCTGAAACACCCACCGATACCTTTCTTAAAGCTAATGTCGTTTAAATGCGTGCGTTTGAATTATGTTAAGCTCTCTAAACGGCGGACGTACTTGTCAAAGATGGAGATGATGCAGAGCGCGACCAAGAACGAGAATATCGTCGTGTACATTTCGGAGAAAGCCGAATAACTCGACGTGAACTCTGACGAAGAGTTGAAAAAGATGTGGATCTGCAATCGCGAATAGGACGGCATTCATTCCTTGAGGTTTGCTATCGGAAGTCAGGGCAGAAAGACGTTTACCATTATGAAGTGTAAAAATGCCATGCCGCCCAGGAGGCCCTGATAAACGAGGCCTGTGCATTTCCAGAACTTCTGCGCCGTGATAGCCACCTTTATGAGCGTGAACGTCTCGGCGGAATCGCGGCTTTCTCCGTCGTTTGTTGCGCGTGCCGTATCACTTCCCAAAGCACGTCTCGATCCACCAATTTTCACGGCGCTAAAGCCGCTTCTGCCCTGAATATAAATCGTGTCCGTAGTCAATTCTGGAAGCGGCACCGGCTGCTCATATTTCGTCCGCGCATTCTCCTGAGCCTTCTTCAGGATCTCGGTGATCGGCACCTCGTCGTCCGCTTGCGTggaaaattgttaattaacattataaattttatctttacgaACGAGACCTTTCAAAATATGTAAAACTCTTCGATCAAGAATTTTCATCGGTTTAAGAACTTAAAATCTTGATCAATCAATCGGATAGTTTGActtatattgcaataaaaaatttttgaacaattctaacgatttttaatttgtttattttacaGCGAAAcagatagaaattaatttttttatttacctcgggaaatatttctttttccttttcgcgaTTTATCAGCGAAACTATCTTCTTTGTCACTGTAGCGTTTCGCGGAAGATCCGGTATCTGCCCGATCGTGATCCGACGTGCGGGGCCGCGTTCCAAGCCTTCGTCTTTCAGTCCGTTTACTGcgcttcctctttctttcaaGAGACTTCGAAGAGATTCTTTCTTCGCTTGTGTGAATGTCGGAATTACGCGCTTTTTCACGACCCGAGTATAATTCAGCTTTGCGTGACTTATTATTGCTCTTGGCATCCGGTGACTCGGTCTCTGTGTCTTCGGTGTTATCTCGTCCCCGAGAGAGGCTCTAAGACGTCGAATCGTGCGCtcattatatctttttaattcaaataatttcgcTGGTCTCTTATTCCAGCTTAACAAAtaatacgtaaataaaaataacgaaatattaattaccgtGAAATTTATCAGGTTACTAATTAGTTTAATATGATATCGCGTTTATTTCGACAGACGAATGTGtaaatacatatgtaaattaatcattcatttttaatcgaataTCAATCATAAATGCGATATTTGACTGggaaaattattgaaatttgtaATATGCCGCGACTAATTAAGTGATTATGtcaatataattgtttaatcgCGCTAATGAggcttaaaattatactctcgggtttaatttacttttagcTTTAATTGAAAACCTCGATACTGACTGCTTTGACGTCTCGGGTGTAGGACCGGCTCGAATCTTCCGAGCTGCTCCGCTGTTTCTGCGACAGCGTGCCGCTGTGTTTCATATAGCTGTCGTTTTTCACGACGCGAACAGAAGTCTCGTCTTCGCTGTCATTTTGATGGACCCGTTCGCTGACCACCGTAGACCTTCGTTCACGAGAAGCCCGACTTCCGCGTGTCATCCTGAACGCTCCGAAACAGCAATTGTTCAGCTGTCCTGTTGAGCCGCGTCCATCTCGCGATTGCTTTCAAACGCGAAGCATTCTTATGAATTTCTCCTTTGAAGCATCTGCACAATATTGCTTACTGTAAAAACAATCTCGTTAGCAAAGTTTAACTGTGTAGTTGATAGTTACAGGATCGACTGTCTGAGACTTGGTAGCTACGGAGTATGGACTACCGGCTACGACGTTATGAGACTTATGAGACGCCCATAGTAACGCTTTGTTGTGATTACAAAGCTCTATAGCGACCAGTTCAATCTATATTCCCAATCACTTTACTTGTCCAAATCAAATAGGTACATACATTCGTTTACGCAATAGTTCAaaggcttttttttcttgcatattaagaaataaaaaaagaaataaattctgaaaTCGTGCAGTTACTGCGCTGACTGCTGCGTAAACGAATTCAcccaaaaatatattatctcaagatttatattttgatataaacgatttaataattattcgttttaatattttctgaaatatagaatatatatttagtatAATAATGTACATATTTGTTTAAGAAATACGTGGATTTATTATACTGAGGAATACGTACTTTTTATAAGATCTGTACAgcgttcataaaattattacaaaagttGATTTACCTTTACAActaaatacttaataaaactTGTCTTACGATGGACGCATCTATcgaagtaattatattaaaataaaatttacatccAGCTTTATAGTTTTAACTTCAAATACTAAAAGTCTTTATAGAATTTCTAAATCGCAATGCCGTATTTCTGGGTGATTTTTctgaaaggaaaaatattaataaattaataatttcaaattatttatatataagctctacataatatatattactattatacgttttatataatatatattactgtatattattatataaaacatatatatttacctTCAGCTTTAATTCTATTCTATCAATTTCTCCACCAAGCATATCTACAATATTTTCaccgtgttttaataaaaatgcctCTAATTCTTCGATATTTTCCATACGTTTTACTTCCTGCAAAATATTgcacgttattaatattttaatatcataaaacttttttaaaatatataatatctttACCTCCAGCATTGCAATAAGATCGTGCTTATCCAGATATGATCTTGTAAGTTCTCGCCCATCAAAATCCAACTCGGCTTTATATCTCACTAAATTATTACCCATATCGATCCCTTTCACATCATGAATCGCACGAACCTAAAacgtacaaaaaatataacgtaaaGACGGTACATCTATTTTATCTGTAGTTTattgctaaaaattaattttaggaaaaattaaatagtaaataacgcgcgctttGTGGTGtctagttaattaaaatatcaacgTTACCATTATATCTGCTTCTAATTcagcattaattttatcaagattctcttgcgatatacttctgCCTACAAGTGCAGCAACGTTCGAGTAGATTATGAAAGACGCCACCCCGCCGAGCAATCCACCAACCAAAAGTGAACCGATAGCGTCGAACATTGGGTTTTCTAAATACGAAGTTAAGCCCATACATCCAGCCGCGACAATAATTCCAAGCacctaaaaaaataacgcaataatttttccgaacgcatatttttaaaaagtaaaaatgacTTACAGCTGCGAAGTCTTCCATGAGTACAACGTTCACAGATGGATCCTGCCCTTCCAAAACGAACTGCTTAagactttcctttttttcttccgcgccTTTCTTTATTGAATGTAACGCTATCATTAAAGTCGCTCCTTCGGACAGTAAAGATCCACCCAGAACAAAATACGCCCAAAAAAGGGAATCTAGTGGAGCGGGAAAAAGAAGACCGTGAATTCCATGGTAAAAGGAAAGACCAGTACCAACGCAAAATATTCCCACGCCTGATATCAATGAGGAGACATACTTCATGTTCGTGTAACCGTAGGGATGATCGGGATTAGgattctgtaaaataatttgcataaaattaattagcattgAAAATCAGATCCTAAGATTATTtgcgcgaataattaatttacctgCACTGATTTGTAAATACCATACGCTAAAATCAATTGATTGCAGGTATCCGCAGCAGAATGTACACACTCGGAAAACATACTATGCGAACCAGTATATAACCAAgcaaataatttgcaaaagaaattaaaagcgtttctgaaaggaaaaaaaaattaattaatcgaagaaatatacgtacgtataaaagtataaattcaATACGTACATAGTGATCGCAGTCAAAACCACTTTGCCCGATCTTCCAAACAAGCCTTCTTTCTGAACTATTTCTGATGACTTGCTGCCAATTTCCCGTCTGTAGTCCCTCAATCTCCGCTTGACTGTAAAAAcatctaaaacaaaaaatgtacattacaatttttatattaattattatattaattatataattctacTAAAagtatttctattaaaatatcttgcAAGATGAACATGttaaaatagatatacatACTTTGCTGGTAGATCTTTCTTCCTACTTCCTTTCTTAAAAGTTCCTTCATCAAAGCTTCTTTTGATCCCCAGACTTCTAAAGCtctaaaaaagtaaaaatttttaatactctgTTTCAAATTTTTCACAATGAAACAActtatagaaatttattcaatCAGATTTCTTACTTAGCCTCGACATCTCTTCTCCAATACACTGTAATAGGTGGTTCAAGTTCATAGGGGGAACGTCTTTTTGTCTTCGGCAAAGTCTCCAAATCAGACggttttaacaaaaaatcaGACATAGCCCTCACaggtgtaataaaattacgttccAGAGAAAATGTCGTTTTATCAACCCTGACCTTTTTTTTCActgtaaattagaaaattagtatttaaaacaaaaacgGCATTTGGATTCTCATACCTTTTTTTGACACATCATCTTCTAATGATTCTTTTGGTTTCTGTTCTACAGATTGCTTCTCACCAAGCTTCACCACTTGAtccttttcttccttcttttcatCAAAAGCAACTGGTTCTATATCTAATAATCTTTCTTTCAGTTTACCTAGCTTTTCTTCATTCAGCTCTATTATTCTCTGCTGAACCTCCTCAGTTTTTCCTTCAGATTTATCCTTATTAGATTTCCCATCATCAGATAAGAATTTTGTCGTGCAGATCCATCTACAGTCTCCAAATCTATCTACTTTTCTATTAGCAAAAACCTTTTGAGAATTCAGGAATGCATTTGCTTTGTATTGTGTACCATACTTGGGCACAATTAATATACTGGCATGTCTTTTAACTAGGCCAACATGCAATATGCACAATTGGTCGGCATGATATCGACATGTTACgctacgaataaaattaacgagattGTGGGGCCGATGTAACATCCTTGTTCTTTCCCGTTTCTCAGAGACACATCACTTAATCTAAAAATGAATAAGTAGATCAAGAAAAATATAGCCTTTAAAAACCGGATTCTTGCCTTAATAATTATAGAGCAATAAACCGTAACagtgttacaaaaattatctttaaattcaaagtaatttaatggaaaaatttCGGATGTGCGTACCTGCGAGAACGTTAGCTACAAAACCACACTTTTTTTGCCTGTCAAGCTCTTTTACGACAACAAGCATATTGTGAGCGAGCTTGAAAATACTATTCCAGTACGGTCCAACGACGaactaattataattgatttaatgATCTGACGACAGCCAAACtgacataaatatatactgACGTACGACAATTCCTTAGGACGATAAAACGTCTGACTTGGCGTCGAAGAGGACGAAAAAATGCAGTCGGCATAAATTAAGTGGCACTAAATTATCTACACGGGCACCGAACAGGCCGGGTAAAGTTAGTTATTGCAAAGCCAGCGAATCGGCGCCGATTGGCTGTTTTGTGACGCAATTTCTATTCCACACCGTGTGATTTCACCTTACGGCTCGCGATTGACGTTCCACTTTTTTCCATCTATGTCATTCGCAGTTCGTGGTCGTGACTCGCATTTCGAGTGAAGCGTCTCGACCGGACGGCTGACGTTAAGCATTTTGAACTGTCGGGTACCTTCACGAAAAGATGGTGAGTGTTTAtctgttaaaaagtaattctcGCGTCGTGTTGGTTTACGACGAGGGTTCTCTCTCGCCGGAGTCCGCGAAATAACGTGGAAGCGCGATTTGCGACTTGAGGTTATGTTGCCAGTTTATGACACAgcatttgaattttattacggGTTAATCCACGCGATGGCACTTCGTTTTATACTTTCCTTACCTTTGTAGAGCATCCTCGCGTACAACGGCGGTGCCGTGATAGCTATGAAGGGGAAGAACTGCGTGGCTATCGCAGCTGATCGCAGATTCGGCATACAGGCACAGACGATAATGTGCGACTTCCAGAAGATCTAC encodes:
- the LOC139105034 gene encoding transmembrane protein 237; amino-acid sequence: MTRGSRASRERRSTVVSERVHQNDSEDETSVRVVKNDSYMKHSGTLSQKQRSSSEDSSRSYTRDVKASLSRGRDNTEDTETESPDAKSNNKSRKAELYSGREKARNSDIHTSEERISSKSLERKRKRSKRTERRRLGTRPRTSDHDRADTGSSAKRYSDKEDSFADKSRKGKRNISRADDEVPITEILKKAQENARTKYEQPVPLPELTTDTIYIQGRSGFSAVKIGGSRRALGSDTARATNDGESRDSAETFTLIKVAITAQKFWKCTGLVYQGLLGGMAFLHFIMIHIFFNSSSEFTSSYSAFSEMYTTIFSFLVALCIISIFDKFDLARLDMEHLREIYMDHAKTAIAVLLYLATFGLHQVTSKVDDQLALMHYQNVNETWPNNATQGTLVEQLNGWQRVTMSKDLLAVLAWVFIALGTRDNMLLTHLESMVQYAESSR
- the Znt49b gene encoding proton-coupled zinc antiporter SLC30A9, mitochondrial, with the protein product MLHRPHNLVNFIRSVTCRYHADQLCILHVGLVKRHASILIVPKYGTQYKANAFLNSQKVFANRKVDRFGDCRWICTTKFLSDDGKSNKDKSEGKTEEVQQRIIELNEEKLGKLKERLLDIEPVAFDEKKEEKDQVVKLGEKQSVEQKPKESLEDDVSKKVKKKVRVDKTTFSLERNFITPVRAMSDFLLKPSDLETLPKTKRRSPYELEPPITVYWRRDVEAKALEVWGSKEALMKELLRKEVGRKIYQQNVFTVKRRLRDYRREIGSKSSEIVQKEGLFGRSGKVVLTAITINAFNFFCKLFAWLYTGSHSMFSECVHSAADTCNQLILAYGIYKSVQNPNPDHPYGYTNMKYVSSLISGVGIFCVGTGLSFYHGIHGLLFPAPLDSLFWAYFVLGGSLLSEGATLMIALHSIKKGAEEKKESLKQFVLEGQDPSVNVVLMEDFAAVLGIIVAAGCMGLTSYLENPMFDAIGSLLVGGLLGGVASFIIYSNVAALVGRSISQENLDKINAELEADIMVRAIHDVKGIDMGNNLVRYKAELDFDGRELTRSYLDKHDLIAMLEEVKRMENIEELEAFLLKHGENIVDMLGGEIDRIELKLKKNHPEIRHCDLEIL